A part of Bacillus thuringiensis genomic DNA contains:
- a CDS encoding collagen-like protein yields the protein MGNFKKKFEIPCECFFPPIPPPQVGPTGPTGPTGPTGATGPTGNTGNTGPTGPTGNTGNTGPTGPTGATGITGPTGPAATACCPCTNLLDNPGFDEPATPGNPVPGWIVTGNISEVGFPNAHSGRFLPNGTLSTLAVSIGPGGIMTQSVDVGEGCCFTLSFAGDIRDGALLVASVSFPELGQGCPPNPTTLGPLNIPHIVPVANQQQAGFQHYTLVACIPAGVTTACVSFQNLATGGEGAVAFVDNVVFQPTGGPCTSCSQNF from the coding sequence ATGGGTAATTTTAAAAAGAAATTTGAAATTCCGTGTGAGTGTTTCTTCCCCCCTATACCTCCACCTCAAGTTGGACCAACAGGACCAACAGGACCAACAGGACCAACAGGAGCGACAGGACCAACAGGTAATACAGGAAATACCGGACCAACAGGACCGACAGGTAACACAGGAAATACTGGACCAACAGGACCGACAGGAGCTACAGGGATTACAGGACCTACGGGACCAGCTGCTACGGCATGTTGCCCATGTACGAATCTTCTTGATAACCCTGGATTTGATGAACCTGCAACACCAGGCAACCCAGTTCCAGGATGGATTGTAACGGGAAATATTTCAGAAGTAGGATTTCCAAATGCGCACAGCGGTCGTTTTCTTCCAAATGGAACCCTTAGTACCCTAGCTGTTTCTATTGGACCTGGAGGAATTATGACTCAATCTGTTGATGTGGGAGAAGGTTGTTGCTTTACTCTTTCTTTTGCTGGGGATATAAGAGACGGAGCACTCCTTGTTGCTTCTGTATCGTTTCCAGAACTTGGTCAAGGATGTCCGCCTAACCCCACAACGCTTGGACCATTAAACATTCCACACATTGTACCTGTTGCAAATCAACAACAAGCTGGTTTCCAACATTATACTCTTGTTGCGTGTATACCTGCCGGTGTAACTACAGCATGTGTTAGTTTCCAAAACTTAGCTACAGGTGGAGAAGGAGCAGTAGCTTTTGTTGATAATGTTGTATTCCAACCTACTGGTGGACCATGTACTTCATGTTCGCAAAACTTCTAA
- a CDS encoding helix-turn-helix transcriptional regulator: protein MAFVTRIKEYRAKSNMTQEDLAKTVGVRRETISHLEKGKYNPSLQLAHDIAKALHSTIDEIFIFED, encoded by the coding sequence ATGGCGTTCGTAACGAGAATAAAAGAATACCGTGCCAAATCGAACATGACACAAGAAGATTTAGCGAAAACTGTTGGTGTACGCCGTGAAACAATTAGCCATCTCGAAAAAGGAAAATATAACCCTTCCTTACAGCTTGCTCACGATATAGCGAAGGCACTTCATAGTACAATTGATGAAATTTTTATTTTTGAGGATTAA
- a CDS encoding NAD(P)H-dependent oxidoreductase produces MTNTKQITKEKIMEAFHFRHACKEFDPMHKISEEDFTFILETGRLSPSSFGYEPWKFVVVQNKELREKLQPYSWGAGGQLATASHFVIVLSRNIKDMHYDAEYIKYMMNDIIGLPEDTQKIRYEFFKKFQETDFNLLQSDRAVFDWASKQSYIALGNMMTSAAQIGIDSCPIEGFDKEKVDSLLRQEGIIQGDNLEVSVMVAFGYRKEEPKRDKTRQTTDTIVEWI; encoded by the coding sequence ATGACAAATACAAAACAAATTACAAAAGAGAAAATTATGGAGGCTTTTCATTTCAGACATGCATGTAAAGAGTTCGATCCTATGCACAAAATTTCAGAAGAGGATTTTACATTTATTTTAGAAACAGGCAGATTATCTCCTTCTTCTTTTGGATATGAACCTTGGAAATTTGTTGTCGTGCAAAATAAAGAATTAAGAGAAAAACTACAACCGTATTCATGGGGCGCTGGTGGGCAACTTGCAACAGCAAGTCACTTTGTCATTGTTCTTTCAAGAAACATTAAAGATATGCATTATGATGCAGAGTATATTAAATATATGATGAACGATATTATTGGATTGCCTGAAGACACTCAAAAAATTAGATATGAATTCTTCAAAAAGTTCCAGGAAACAGATTTTAACTTATTACAATCCGATCGTGCTGTATTTGATTGGGCATCTAAGCAATCTTATATTGCTTTAGGTAATATGATGACGAGTGCAGCTCAAATTGGCATTGATTCTTGTCCAATAGAAGGATTTGATAAAGAGAAAGTAGATTCTTTACTTCGTCAAGAAGGCATTATACAGGGCGATAATCTTGAAGTATCTGTTATGGTTGCCTTTGGTTACCGTAAAGAAGAGCCAAAGCGTGATAAAACAAGACAGACTACGGATACAATTGTTGAATGGATTTAG
- a CDS encoding DUF6141 family protein, whose translation MKQQEQVIFREVQRSPIWVWILILGIAMLMWYGFIQQIILDTPFGDKPAPNGVLIVLWLFFGIALPVLMLGVLKLIIEVREKGLYVRFVPFHFQYKQYLFKNIHHYECITYSPLKRFGGWGIRFNLKNEKAYNMNGNKGIELKLKYNTVVIGTQKPDELKKALDSVQKV comes from the coding sequence ATGAAACAACAAGAACAAGTTATCTTTCGTGAGGTTCAGCGATCTCCAATTTGGGTATGGATACTCATACTAGGAATTGCCATGCTGATGTGGTATGGATTCATTCAACAAATTATTCTTGATACCCCGTTTGGAGATAAACCAGCCCCTAATGGGGTACTAATTGTTTTGTGGTTGTTTTTCGGGATTGCCCTTCCTGTATTAATGCTTGGTGTATTGAAACTGATCATTGAGGTCCGTGAAAAAGGTCTTTATGTTCGTTTTGTTCCTTTTCATTTTCAATATAAGCAGTACCTTTTCAAAAATATACATCATTATGAATGCATTACTTACAGTCCACTAAAACGATTTGGGGGATGGGGAATTCGTTTTAACCTTAAGAATGAAAAAGCCTATAACATGAATGGAAATAAAGGTATAGAGTTAAAGTTAAAATATAACACAGTGGTAATCGGCACTCAAAAACCAGACGAATTAAAAAAAGCGCTGGACTCAGTACAAAAAGTATAA
- a CDS encoding ATPase, producing the protein MALTTGPIENVGNQPANANRVRVKILNRTAGPLTGVARVFRLDGSLVLIEQVNFNVNSNASTFETLSLVHPAFGQAFEYEVQIVPNQPGGLYSVYGLTAESVIITAQRVVNSELTQFL; encoded by the coding sequence ATGGCTCTTACTACAGGACCAATTGAAAACGTAGGAAATCAACCTGCTAATGCAAATAGAGTTAGGGTGAAGATCCTTAACCGTACTGCGGGCCCACTTACTGGAGTAGCTAGAGTTTTTAGACTTGACGGTTCATTAGTATTAATTGAACAGGTAAACTTCAATGTGAATTCTAATGCTTCTACTTTTGAAACTCTAAGTTTAGTTCATCCTGCTTTTGGACAAGCATTTGAATATGAAGTTCAAATTGTTCCTAATCAACCTGGTGGACTATATAGTGTTTATGGACTAACAGCTGAAAGTGTTATCATTACTGCACAACGTGTTGTGAACTCAGAATTGACACAGTTTCTTTAA
- a CDS encoding SDR family oxidoreductase, with the protein MKKIAIVTGATRLNGIGAAVCKVLAQKGIDIFFTYWSQYDKAMPWGMHDKEPFLLKEEIESLGVRCEMAEINLSQSYSPNRLFYMVSERLGDPSILINNAAYATHTRIEELNVEQLDKHYTVNVRATMLLSSLFIKHYALKASGSIINLTSGQSLGPMPDELAYVATKGAIEAFTKSVAPVAMEKGITVNAVDPGPTNTGWITEELKHHLVWKFPQGKVGESADAARLISFLVSEEAKWITGQVIHSNGGYS; encoded by the coding sequence GTGAAGAAAATAGCAATTGTAACAGGGGCAACTCGTCTGAATGGAATTGGTGCAGCTGTATGCAAGGTGCTTGCTCAAAAAGGAATAGACATTTTTTTCACGTACTGGTCTCAGTATGATAAAGCGATGCCATGGGGAATGCATGACAAAGAGCCCTTTTTGTTGAAAGAGGAGATTGAAAGTTTAGGTGTTCGATGTGAAATGGCAGAAATCAATTTATCGCAGTCATATTCGCCAAATCGTTTGTTTTATATGGTCTCAGAACGTTTAGGTGATCCATCTATTTTAATTAATAATGCAGCGTATGCTACTCATACGAGAATTGAGGAATTAAATGTAGAACAGTTAGATAAACATTATACAGTGAATGTTCGTGCTACTATGTTATTAAGCTCATTATTTATAAAACATTATGCACTGAAAGCGAGTGGCAGTATTATTAATCTTACTTCAGGGCAATCATTAGGACCCATGCCTGATGAACTAGCATACGTAGCGACGAAAGGAGCAATTGAAGCATTTACAAAATCAGTAGCACCAGTTGCGATGGAGAAGGGGATTACAGTGAATGCTGTTGATCCAGGACCGACGAATACAGGATGGATTACAGAGGAGCTGAAGCATCATTTAGTATGGAAGTTCCCGCAAGGTAAAGTAGGAGAATCGGCGGATGCAGCACGCTTAATTTCTTTTTTAGTAAGCGAAGAAGCAAAATGGATTACGGGGCAAGTCATTCATTCAAATGGTGGTTACTCATAA
- a CDS encoding DUF3796 domain-containing protein, with product MKTTWIKYLGFLGFFGFLGFFYEKGLFTMFCFFSFFTTYRTVQHDELFEQIVNKSCRNAFIVTLLTTAIVMFIEMLFPNPTLQEIDIALIFCTLILTFGFSMFFYDKPVDEMEDAPWRS from the coding sequence ATGAAAACAACTTGGATAAAATATTTAGGATTTCTCGGTTTCTTCGGTTTCCTCGGCTTTTTTTATGAAAAAGGATTGTTTACTATGTTCTGTTTCTTCTCCTTTTTCACGACTTATAGAACGGTTCAACACGATGAACTGTTTGAACAAATCGTCAATAAATCGTGCCGCAATGCCTTTATCGTTACATTACTAACTACCGCTATCGTTATGTTTATTGAAATGTTATTTCCAAACCCTACGCTACAAGAAATTGATATCGCTCTTATTTTCTGCACACTCATTCTTACATTCGGCTTCTCTATGTTCTTTTACGATAAACCAGTTGATGAAATGGAAGATGCGCCATGGCGTTCGTAA
- the ybaK gene encoding Cys-tRNA(Pro) deacylase, translating into MKKDKTNAMRILDKEKIEYSMMSYDPEDGKIDGVSVAEKIGREVREVYKTLIAQGNSKNYHVFIIPVDEELNLKAAAKAVSEKKIEMIPVKDITKVSGYIRGGCSPVGMKKLFSTCIDATAQSLETIIVSGGKIGTQIELNVNDLAKVTRAQFGEITK; encoded by the coding sequence ATGAAAAAAGATAAAACAAATGCGATGCGAATATTAGATAAAGAAAAGATCGAATATTCGATGATGTCATATGATCCGGAAGACGGAAAAATTGATGGTGTATCAGTAGCTGAGAAAATTGGACGTGAAGTGAGAGAAGTATATAAAACGTTAATCGCTCAAGGGAATAGTAAAAATTATCACGTGTTTATCATCCCGGTAGATGAAGAGCTAAATTTAAAAGCTGCTGCAAAAGCAGTAAGTGAAAAGAAGATTGAAATGATTCCTGTTAAAGATATTACGAAAGTGTCAGGATACATTCGCGGTGGTTGTTCACCAGTCGGAATGAAGAAGTTATTTTCAACATGTATTGATGCGACTGCTCAATCGCTTGAAACAATCATTGTAAGTGGCGGGAAGATTGGTACACAAATTGAGCTGAATGTAAATGACTTGGCGAAAGTGACGAGAGCACAGTTTGGTGAGATAACGAAATAA
- a CDS encoding pyruvate kinase: MVIKMTIDRVCTIGPASNNKETLAQLINNGMKIVRLNLSHGTHESHKDIIRLVKSLDDSIKILGDVQGPKIRLGEVKGEQITLQAGDSFILHTQPVTGSNREASVDYEGIGNDVKVGSRILINDGEVELIVETVSADKIETKVKTGGNISSHKGVNLPGAIVSLPAITEKDKKDIQFLLAEDIDFIACSFVRKPSHIKEIRDYIQQYKETSPNVIAKIETMEAIENFQDICKEADGIMIARGDLGVELPYQFIPLLQKMMIQECNRTNTYVITATQMLQSMVDHSIPTRAEVTDVFQAVLDGTNAVMLSAESASGEHPIESVKTLRLVSEFAEHVKKDGPFVMKEVLELLHRSFGD; this comes from the coding sequence ATGGTGATAAAAATGACAATCGATCGAGTTTGTACAATTGGGCCAGCAAGTAATAATAAAGAAACGTTAGCGCAGTTAATAAACAATGGTATGAAAATAGTGCGGTTGAATTTATCACATGGCACGCATGAAAGTCATAAAGATATTATTCGTTTAGTGAAATCGTTAGACGATTCTATTAAAATTTTAGGCGATGTACAAGGTCCTAAAATAAGGTTAGGTGAAGTAAAAGGAGAACAAATTACACTTCAGGCGGGAGATTCTTTTATTTTACATACGCAACCAGTTACAGGGAGCAATAGAGAAGCAAGTGTTGATTATGAAGGAATTGGGAATGACGTGAAAGTTGGCAGTAGAATTTTAATTAATGATGGAGAAGTTGAGTTAATTGTTGAAACGGTAAGTGCGGATAAAATAGAAACAAAGGTCAAAACAGGTGGTAATATCTCATCTCATAAAGGGGTGAACTTACCTGGGGCAATCGTTAGTTTACCAGCCATTACAGAGAAAGATAAAAAAGATATTCAGTTTCTTTTAGCAGAGGATATTGATTTTATCGCATGTTCTTTCGTACGGAAACCTAGTCATATAAAAGAAATACGAGATTATATACAACAGTACAAAGAAACATCACCTAATGTAATTGCCAAAATAGAAACGATGGAAGCCATCGAGAATTTTCAAGATATATGTAAAGAAGCAGACGGAATTATGATTGCAAGGGGGGATTTAGGAGTAGAGTTGCCGTATCAATTTATTCCGCTCTTGCAGAAAATGATGATTCAGGAATGTAATCGAACGAATACATATGTTATTACAGCGACACAAATGCTTCAATCAATGGTAGATCATTCTATTCCAACAAGGGCTGAGGTGACTGATGTGTTTCAAGCTGTACTGGACGGAACGAATGCAGTTATGCTTTCTGCTGAAAGTGCATCAGGCGAGCATCCAATTGAAAGTGTAAAAACATTACGTCTCGTTTCTGAATTTGCGGAGCATGTGAAAAAAGACGGGCCTTTTGTGATGAAAGAAGTACTGGAATTACTGCATAGATCTTTCGGTGATTGA
- a CDS encoding DUF1292 domain-containing protein, which translates to MNMSDIEVGEVFTLSDENNEDQEVEVLGAMDVEGAEYIAVAFVEDIQTETEEDIDIFFLKVEEDNEFSYIENDEEFDKVSAAFDKILDEQEQD; encoded by the coding sequence ATGAATATGTCTGATATTGAAGTTGGCGAAGTGTTTACTCTTAGTGATGAGAATAATGAGGATCAGGAAGTAGAAGTACTTGGAGCGATGGATGTCGAAGGTGCAGAATATATTGCAGTTGCCTTTGTTGAAGATATCCAAACAGAAACTGAGGAAGACATTGATATCTTCTTTTTAAAAGTAGAAGAAGATAATGAGTTTTCATACATTGAAAATGACGAAGAGTTTGACAAAGTATCTGCTGCTTTTGATAAGATTTTGGATGAGCAAGAGCAAGATTAA
- a CDS encoding ABC transporter ATP-binding protein has product MIEITNVSKSYNGSTYAVKDLSLSVPSGEIFGFLGPNGAGKSTTIKMITGIHGVDKGTITINGKDIMKNPMEAKRTFGYVPDSPDMFLRLKGIEYLNFMADMYEVPKEVRQERIESLAKKFDLYNALSDQIQSYSHGMRQKIVIIGVLVHEPDVWILDEPLTGLDPKSAYILKEMMREHADKGKIVFFSTHVLEVAEKICDRVAIINKGNLQFKGNLDEMRDHFKSNESLEKMFLEMTGNE; this is encoded by the coding sequence ATGATTGAAATTACGAATGTGTCAAAAAGTTATAATGGGTCTACCTATGCAGTAAAAGATCTAAGTTTATCTGTGCCTAGTGGAGAAATCTTTGGATTTTTAGGGCCGAATGGTGCGGGTAAATCAACGACAATTAAGATGATTACTGGTATTCATGGGGTGGACAAAGGAACGATTACGATTAACGGTAAAGATATTATGAAAAATCCGATGGAAGCGAAAAGGACGTTTGGTTATGTTCCAGATAGTCCAGATATGTTTTTACGATTAAAGGGAATTGAATATTTAAACTTTATGGCAGATATGTATGAGGTGCCGAAAGAAGTACGCCAAGAACGAATCGAGTCTTTAGCGAAGAAATTTGATCTTTACAATGCGCTATCGGATCAAATTCAAAGTTACTCGCACGGTATGAGACAAAAAATCGTTATTATTGGTGTGCTCGTGCATGAGCCTGATGTATGGATTTTAGATGAACCGTTAACGGGGCTTGATCCGAAATCTGCATATATTTTAAAAGAAATGATGAGAGAACACGCGGATAAAGGAAAGATTGTATTTTTCTCTACACACGTATTAGAAGTAGCGGAAAAAATCTGTGACCGCGTCGCGATTATTAATAAGGGGAATCTTCAGTTTAAAGGGAATTTAGATGAAATGAGAGATCATTTTAAATCCAATGAATCACTTGAAAAAATGTTCTTGGAGATGACGGGCAATGAGTAA
- a CDS encoding histidine--tRNA ligase, giving the protein MEMKNVKGTKDYLPEEQVLRNKMKRTCEDTFERYGCKPLETPTLNMYELMSYKYGGGDEILKEIYTLQDQGKRDLALRYDLTIPFAKVVAMNPNIRLPFKRYEIGKVFRDGPIKQGRFREFIQCDVDIVGVESVMAEAELMSMAFELFRTLNLEVTIQYNNRKLLNGILESINIPTERTSDVILSLDKIEKIGINGVRKDVLERGISEEMADTICNTVLSCLELTIADFKDAFNTPLVADGVNELQQLQQYLIALGINENAIFNPFLARGLTMYTGTVYEIFLKDGSITSSIGSGGRYDNIIGAFRGDNISYPTVGISFGLDVIYTALSQKETISSTADVFIIPLGTELQCLQIAQQLRATTSLKVELELAGRKLKRALNYANKENIPYVLIIGEEELSTETVMLRNMKEGSEVKVPLSSLNSYL; this is encoded by the coding sequence ATGGAAATGAAAAATGTAAAAGGAACGAAAGACTATTTACCAGAGGAACAAGTGTTGCGAAATAAAATGAAAAGAACTTGTGAAGACACGTTTGAACGATACGGATGTAAACCGTTAGAAACACCAACGTTAAATATGTATGAGCTTATGTCTTACAAGTACGGCGGTGGTGATGAAATATTAAAAGAAATATATACGCTTCAGGATCAAGGAAAACGCGACCTTGCCTTACGTTATGATTTAACAATTCCATTCGCAAAAGTCGTAGCAATGAATCCGAACATCCGCCTTCCTTTTAAGCGGTATGAAATTGGAAAAGTCTTTCGAGATGGACCAATTAAACAAGGAAGATTTCGTGAGTTCATTCAATGTGACGTTGATATAGTCGGTGTAGAATCAGTCATGGCAGAAGCGGAACTTATGAGCATGGCGTTTGAACTGTTCCGAACGTTAAACTTAGAAGTAACGATCCAATATAATAACCGAAAATTGTTAAATGGTATTCTCGAGTCCATTAACATCCCTACTGAACGAACAAGTGACGTCATTTTATCATTAGACAAAATCGAAAAGATTGGGATTAATGGTGTACGAAAAGATGTGTTAGAGCGCGGAATTTCTGAAGAAATGGCTGATACGATATGTAATACCGTTTTATCTTGTCTAGAGCTTACAATTGCTGACTTTAAAGACGCTTTCAATACTCCACTCGTTGCTGATGGAGTAAACGAATTACAACAATTACAGCAATATTTAATCGCTCTTGGAATAAATGAGAATGCTATATTCAATCCATTTTTAGCGCGAGGACTTACAATGTACACAGGCACCGTATATGAAATCTTTCTAAAAGACGGCTCAATTACATCCAGCATTGGTAGCGGCGGTCGATACGATAATATTATTGGGGCATTCCGTGGTGATAATATAAGCTATCCAACAGTCGGTATTTCATTCGGTTTAGACGTTATTTATACAGCACTATCGCAGAAAGAAACGATATCATCTACAGCGGATGTATTTATCATCCCACTCGGGACAGAATTACAATGCTTACAAATTGCCCAGCAATTACGTGCTACCACTTCCTTAAAAGTTGAACTCGAACTAGCAGGCCGCAAATTAAAACGTGCCCTTAATTATGCAAATAAAGAGAATATCCCTTATGTGCTTATTATTGGGGAAGAAGAACTTAGTACAGAAACCGTTATGCTGCGGAATATGAAGGAAGGTAGTGAAGTGAAGGTTCCCCTTTCTTCTTTAAATAGTTATTTATAA
- a CDS encoding 6-aminohexanoate hydrolase → MIDLLNKWMLESTGNFNIVVGLTALLFFGSVIALIIIYKKIGKPDERTNAIYLKITSRMFTTQILMNAIFISLVGKDIENSRQIFILFEAFVFFIGAIYSFKLYRQEYK, encoded by the coding sequence ATGATTGATCTATTAAATAAATGGATGTTAGAAAGTACAGGCAATTTCAATATCGTTGTAGGACTTACAGCACTTCTATTTTTTGGTTCAGTAATTGCACTTATTATTATTTACAAAAAAATTGGTAAACCAGATGAAAGAACAAATGCTATTTATTTAAAAATTACTTCTCGTATGTTTACTACTCAAATTCTAATGAATGCTATATTTATTTCTTTAGTTGGTAAAGATATTGAGAATTCCCGTCAAATCTTTATATTATTTGAAGCTTTTGTATTTTTTATTGGAGCTATTTATTCGTTTAAATTATATAGACAGGAATATAAATAA
- a CDS encoding putative ABC transporter permease subunit, translating to MSKIWTLTKVLLKLNYADFITDKKKRWAYVFSFAAILFVGFLIFGSITHGMYEGMKQLGQDPGMIIAMGLAIASIWVFLMSITNILTVFYYSNDIEMLLPLPLKPAQIISAKFLTVLITQYVMSSFILLPIFITYGLKSGAFITYYIYMIFIYILFPIVPLVLASLLMTVIMRYTNIAKNKDRGNIFIGIVSILFIVGINVFLQWKNKSSFSEGAIADYLANNQSSLLVQMTNYFPTTYFGAVALVENANWKGPLYVIIFALISFVFFVLFYYIAERTYLKGVIGLSTSTAKKEVISAEGLQKSTVQSSHLKAYVKKEFKTLFRTPQFFLNCIVQTFVMPIMLFFVLFVQDGNLKWITGYINNPKSAGLAIGVGLCASLFLMGSNVIATTSFSRDGSSWFVNRYLPVKASDIFFAKAITAWLINVIILAVFGITMAVVAGISPVFMVLWFLLSANGLLLINLIGTRWDAQTADIHWDTEQKLFKSRYTTLWNFLANILIALVIVAGVSLLYFFLQVGLWVMFIVLFVMFTIVNYIFIKILKLGAERILSNIE from the coding sequence ATGAGTAAAATTTGGACGTTAACGAAAGTATTATTGAAATTAAATTATGCAGATTTCATAACAGATAAGAAGAAGAGATGGGCATATGTATTTTCATTTGCAGCCATTTTATTTGTCGGCTTTTTAATATTTGGTTCTATCACGCACGGAATGTATGAAGGGATGAAACAATTAGGGCAAGACCCAGGAATGATTATCGCAATGGGACTTGCGATTGCGAGTATATGGGTATTTTTAATGAGTATTACGAACATTTTAACTGTATTTTACTACAGTAATGATATTGAAATGTTACTACCCTTACCATTAAAACCAGCGCAAATTATTTCGGCAAAATTTTTAACAGTATTAATTACACAATACGTAATGAGTTCATTTATTTTACTACCAATCTTTATTACGTACGGGTTAAAAAGTGGCGCATTTATTACATATTACATATACATGATTTTTATTTACATACTCTTCCCGATTGTGCCGTTAGTATTAGCTTCGTTACTGATGACAGTTATTATGAGGTATACAAATATAGCGAAAAATAAAGACCGAGGAAATATATTTATCGGAATCGTAAGTATACTATTTATTGTAGGAATTAACGTATTTCTGCAGTGGAAAAATAAAAGTTCGTTTTCGGAAGGTGCAATTGCGGATTACCTTGCCAATAATCAATCCTCTCTTTTAGTACAAATGACAAATTATTTTCCAACTACATATTTTGGAGCAGTGGCGTTAGTAGAAAATGCAAATTGGAAGGGTCCTTTATACGTAATCATCTTTGCACTTATTTCATTTGTATTCTTTGTGTTGTTTTATTACATTGCAGAGCGTACATATTTAAAAGGGGTAATTGGCCTGTCAACGAGTACAGCAAAAAAAGAGGTCATTTCAGCAGAAGGCTTACAGAAATCAACGGTACAAAGTTCACATTTGAAAGCATATGTGAAAAAAGAATTTAAAACGTTATTCCGTACACCACAATTTTTCTTAAATTGTATCGTACAAACTTTCGTTATGCCGATTATGTTGTTCTTCGTTTTATTTGTACAAGATGGAAATTTAAAATGGATTACAGGTTATATTAATAATCCAAAATCAGCAGGTCTTGCAATTGGTGTTGGACTTTGTGCCTCTCTATTTTTAATGGGAAGTAACGTTATTGCAACAACTTCATTCTCACGAGATGGAAGTTCATGGTTTGTGAATCGTTATTTACCAGTAAAGGCTTCAGATATCTTTTTTGCGAAAGCGATAACGGCTTGGTTAATTAATGTGATCATTTTAGCAGTATTCGGTATTACGATGGCAGTTGTAGCGGGAATTTCTCCAGTATTTATGGTTCTTTGGTTCTTATTAAGTGCGAACGGTTTATTGTTAATTAATTTAATCGGTACACGCTGGGATGCACAAACTGCAGATATACATTGGGATACAGAGCAGAAATTATTTAAGAGCCGCTATACAACTTTGTGGAATTTTTTAGCTAATATTTTAATAGCTTTAGTTATTGTAGCGGGAGTAAGTCTATTATACTTCTTCCTTCAAGTAGGACTGTGGGTTATGTTTATTGTTTTATTTGTAATGTTTACGATAGTAAATTATATCTTTATTAAAATTTTAAAATTAGGTGCAGAACGTATATTGTCAAATATTGAATAA
- a CDS encoding winged helix-turn-helix transcriptional regulator, with translation MDCSNENNINYPFLNKYSCPVEAMVEVIGGKWKGVILYHLLDGTKRFNELKRLKPNITQRMLTLQLRELEADGIIHREVYREVPPKVEYSLTELGESLRPMILLMMEWATHNMEKVLESRNTKNNS, from the coding sequence ATGGATTGTTCAAACGAAAATAATATAAATTACCCATTTTTAAATAAATATTCTTGTCCAGTGGAAGCGATGGTCGAGGTCATTGGAGGGAAATGGAAAGGGGTTATTTTGTATCATTTATTAGATGGTACAAAGAGGTTTAATGAATTAAAAAGATTAAAACCTAATATCACACAAAGAATGTTAACACTGCAGCTTAGAGAACTCGAAGCAGATGGTATCATACATCGTGAAGTGTACCGTGAAGTGCCTCCAAAAGTAGAATATTCGTTAACCGAGCTTGGTGAATCACTTCGTCCAATGATTCTATTAATGATGGAATGGGCAACTCATAATATGGAGAAAGTTTTGGAGAGTAGGAATACGAAAAATAATAGTTAA
- a CDS encoding XoxI protein, whose amino-acid sequence MNMKKSLAVTTLGLAVLGFGFTNHASASEVGAADKQPVLVDYDTVQSTKASTVPSLVVAAAPKNDSNISVYTPFFGNPYAVAKSKSTTTEDYIYAKARTFNGDGSLVNTKSNSAKNSTYVSATATNTSVYYGDGYAIGNHTYKLNGYNDVNHETKASW is encoded by the coding sequence GTGAATATGAAAAAATCTTTAGCGGTGACAACTTTAGGGTTAGCGGTTTTAGGTTTTGGTTTTACTAATCACGCAAGTGCTTCAGAGGTGGGTGCTGCAGACAAGCAGCCTGTTTTAGTTGACTATGATACAGTTCAATCAACAAAAGCATCTACTGTTCCTAGTTTGGTTGTTGCAGCTGCACCTAAGAATGACTCTAACATTAGCGTGTATACTCCCTTTTTCGGTAACCCCTATGCAGTTGCTAAATCGAAATCAACTACGACCGAAGACTATATTTATGCAAAAGCAAGAACTTTCAATGGCGACGGATCATTAGTGAATACGAAAAGTAATAGTGCAAAAAACTCAACTTATGTAAGTGCTACAGCGACCAACACAAGTGTTTATTATGGAGATGGTTATGCTATTGGTAATCATACCTATAAATTGAATGGTTATAATGATGTGAATCACGAAACAAAAGCTTCCTGGTAA